A genomic region of Sciurus carolinensis chromosome 7, mSciCar1.2, whole genome shotgun sequence contains the following coding sequences:
- the LOC124988448 gene encoding colipase isoform X1: MLQLQVANECLKLSSLPDKKTEPEQLDNLAANTVAYAAPDPRGIVINLEDGEICLNSAQCKSSCCQHYSPLGVARCTHKASENSECSPKTIYGIYYKCPCERGLTCESDKTIIGAITNTNYGVCLDAGRTKE; the protein is encoded by the exons ATGTTGCAGTTGCAGGTGGCGAATGag TGCTTGAAATTATCCTCATTGCCAGATAAGAAGACTGAGCCAGAACAGTTAGATAACTTGGCCGCTAACACTG TGGCCTATGCAGCTCCTGACCCCCGGGGAATCGTCATCAACCTG GAAGATGGCGAGATCTGCCTGAACAGCGCCCAGTGCAAAAGCAGCTGCTGCCAACACTACAGCCCCCTGGGCGTGGCCCGCTGCACCCACAAGGCCAGCGAGAACAGCGAGTGCTCGCCCAAG ACAATCTATGGGATTTACTACAAGTGTCCCTGTGAGCGGGGCCTGACCTGCGAGTCGGACAAGACCATTATTGGCGCCATCACCAACACCAACTACGGTGTCTGCCTCGATGCTGGCCGCACCAAGGAGTGA
- the LOC124988448 gene encoding colipase isoform X2 — protein sequence MKVLVLLLVTLAVAYAAPDPRGIVINLEDGEICLNSAQCKSSCCQHYSPLGVARCTHKASENSECSPKTIYGIYYKCPCERGLTCESDKTIIGAITNTNYGVCLDAGRTKE from the exons ATGAAGGTCCTTGTCCTTCTGCTTGTCACCCTCGCAGTGGCCTATGCAGCTCCTGACCCCCGGGGAATCGTCATCAACCTG GAAGATGGCGAGATCTGCCTGAACAGCGCCCAGTGCAAAAGCAGCTGCTGCCAACACTACAGCCCCCTGGGCGTGGCCCGCTGCACCCACAAGGCCAGCGAGAACAGCGAGTGCTCGCCCAAG ACAATCTATGGGATTTACTACAAGTGTCCCTGTGAGCGGGGCCTGACCTGCGAGTCGGACAAGACCATTATTGGCGCCATCACCAACACCAACTACGGTGTCTGCCTCGATGCTGGCCGCACCAAGGAGTGA